Proteins from a genomic interval of Streptomyces sp. Tu6071:
- a CDS encoding DUF4865 family protein encodes MHAKQYEITLPADYDMGVIRRRVAVGGHVLDDRAGLGLKAYVIRERGVEGSPVNQYAPFYLWNDTGAMARFLVGGGGFQNIVRDFGRPVARHWAGIACHAGPARAAVPRAASRRLTPIPADPDTDGTGLGLSALIERETAHLRTLATHDDVHTAALAVDPHHWQLLRFVLWADSAAPDEEATERYEVLHLSAPGIGELPEGRAW; translated from the coding sequence GTGCACGCGAAGCAGTACGAGATCACCCTGCCCGCCGACTACGACATGGGCGTCATCCGGCGCCGCGTCGCCGTGGGCGGCCATGTCCTCGACGACCGGGCCGGACTGGGCCTGAAGGCGTACGTCATCAGGGAGCGCGGCGTCGAGGGCTCGCCCGTCAACCAGTACGCCCCCTTCTACCTGTGGAACGACACCGGGGCCATGGCCCGGTTCCTCGTCGGGGGCGGCGGCTTCCAGAACATCGTGCGGGACTTCGGGCGCCCCGTCGCCCGGCACTGGGCGGGCATCGCCTGCCACGCGGGGCCCGCCCGCGCTGCCGTGCCCCGGGCGGCCTCGCGCCGCCTCACCCCGATACCCGCCGACCCGGACACGGACGGCACGGGGCTCGGCCTGTCCGCGCTGATCGAGCGGGAGACCGCGCACCTGCGGACACTCGCCACCCACGACGACGTGCACACCGCCGCACTGGCCGTCGATCCCCACCACTGGCAACTGCTGCGGTTCGTGCTGTGGGCGGACTCCGCCGCGCCCGACGAGGAAGCGACGGAGCGCTACGAGGTGCTGCACCTGTCCGCCCCCGGCATCGGCGAACTGCCGGAGGGACGCGCCTGGTAG
- a CDS encoding DUF5955 family protein, translating into MTGTEGTGVPVAITGGPAGDQRPAEDQEDPRIAELREAVTVLRRALAGLPVALADRDLAEEELAALTALLSGPAPSPAALSGPLLRLAATTGSVSALAPALARLRAAVELFGGAGGR; encoded by the coding sequence GTGACCGGTACGGAGGGGACGGGTGTGCCCGTCGCCATCACGGGGGGACCGGCGGGGGACCAGCGGCCCGCCGAGGACCAGGAGGATCCGCGCATCGCGGAGTTGCGCGAGGCCGTGACGGTCCTGCGCCGCGCCCTGGCCGGGCTGCCCGTCGCCCTCGCCGACAGGGACCTCGCCGAGGAGGAACTCGCGGCTCTCACCGCCCTCCTGTCCGGCCCGGCCCCGAGCCCGGCCGCCCTCAGTGGCCCCCTGCTGCGCCTCGCCGCCACCACCGGCTCGGTGAGCGCCCTCGCCCCCGCCCTCGCCCGACTGCGCGCGGCGGTCGAGCTGTTCGGGGGCGCGGGCGGGCGCTGA
- a CDS encoding nucleotidyltransferase family protein: MARDAEGGTAGIVLAAGGGRRLGGRPKALLEYGGSPLVARAVALARAGGCGRVHVVTGAEAEGARAAGERAGAAPEAWVRNPAWESGMGSSLRAGLASLAGTGARAALVLLVDQPGITPEAVARVLDAYEGPATLAAAAYGGGRGHPVLLGAAHWAGVAAAAEGDRGARAYLREHAQGVRLVECGDLCDPYDIDTPEDLRRLRETS; this comes from the coding sequence ATGGCGCGGGACGCGGAGGGCGGGACGGCCGGGATCGTGCTCGCCGCCGGGGGCGGGCGGCGGCTCGGGGGCAGGCCCAAGGCGCTTCTGGAGTACGGGGGTTCACCGCTCGTCGCACGCGCGGTGGCGCTCGCGCGGGCCGGGGGCTGCGGGCGCGTGCACGTCGTGACGGGCGCCGAGGCGGAGGGGGCGCGCGCGGCCGGTGAACGCGCCGGGGCGGCGCCGGAGGCATGGGTGCGCAACCCCGCGTGGGAGTCCGGCATGGGGTCCTCGCTACGGGCCGGGCTCGCCTCGCTCGCCGGGACGGGAGCCCGCGCGGCGCTCGTGCTGCTCGTGGACCAGCCGGGCATCACACCGGAGGCGGTAGCGCGGGTCCTCGACGCGTACGAGGGCCCGGCGACGCTCGCCGCGGCGGCGTACGGGGGCGGGCGCGGCCACCCGGTGCTGCTCGGCGCCGCGCACTGGGCCGGGGTCGCCGCGGCGGCCGAGGGCGACCGGGGGGCGCGGGCCTACCTGCGGGAGCACGCGCAAGGGGTCCGGCTCGTGGAGTGCGGGGACTTGTGCGACCCGTACGACATCGACACCCCCGAGGACCTGCGGCGGCTGCGGGAGACGTCCTGA
- the aceB gene encoding malate synthase A yields the protein MSAPAPAVVAAGAPHASRQEEILTPAALAFLAELHRAFAPRRAELLAHRAERRAEIARTASLDFLPATRAIREDDSWRVAPAPEALQDRRVEITGPTDRKMTINALNSGAKVWLADFEDASAPTWENVIGGQANLIDAFERKIDFTDARTGKSYALRPEEELATVVVRPRGWHLDERHLEVDGEAVPGGLVDFGLYFFHNAERLAARGLGPFFYLPKTESHLEARLWNDVFTLAQEKLGIPRGTIRATVLIETITAAYEMEEILYELREHAAGLNAGRWDYLFSIVKNFRDGGATFVLPDRNAVTMTAPFMRAYTELLVRTCHKRGAHAIGGMAAFIPSRKDPEVNKTAFAKVRADKDREAADGFDGSWVAHPDLVPVALESFDAVLGERPNQKERLREDVEVAAGDLIAIDSLDARPTYDGVVNAVRVGIRYIEAWLRGSGAVAIFNLMEDAATAEISRSQLWQWINAGVEVEHEGTPVLVTRDLVRRVADEDLAALRAELGAETYAAGRWDEAYALLLEVALADTYADFLTVPAYARLRG from the coding sequence ATGTCCGCACCCGCTCCCGCCGTCGTCGCCGCAGGCGCCCCGCACGCGAGCCGGCAGGAGGAGATCCTGACTCCGGCCGCGCTCGCCTTCCTCGCCGAGTTGCACCGCGCCTTCGCGCCGCGCCGCGCCGAACTGCTCGCGCACCGCGCCGAGCGCCGCGCGGAGATCGCCCGTACCGCCTCGCTCGACTTCCTTCCCGCGACGCGCGCGATCCGCGAGGACGACTCCTGGCGCGTCGCGCCCGCGCCCGAGGCGCTCCAGGACCGCCGCGTCGAGATCACCGGCCCGACCGACCGCAAGATGACGATCAACGCGCTCAACTCGGGCGCCAAGGTGTGGCTCGCCGACTTCGAGGACGCCTCGGCCCCCACGTGGGAGAACGTCATCGGCGGCCAGGCCAACCTCATCGACGCCTTCGAGCGGAAGATCGACTTCACCGACGCGCGCACCGGCAAGAGCTACGCGCTGCGGCCCGAGGAGGAGCTGGCGACCGTCGTCGTCCGCCCGCGCGGCTGGCACCTCGACGAGCGCCACCTGGAGGTCGACGGCGAGGCGGTCCCCGGCGGCCTCGTCGACTTCGGCCTCTACTTCTTCCACAACGCCGAGCGGCTCGCCGCGCGCGGCCTCGGCCCGTTCTTCTACCTGCCGAAGACGGAGTCGCACCTCGAAGCCCGCCTGTGGAACGACGTGTTCACGCTCGCGCAGGAGAAGCTGGGCATCCCGCGCGGCACGATCCGCGCCACCGTCCTCATCGAGACGATCACCGCCGCCTACGAGATGGAGGAGATCCTCTACGAGCTGCGCGAGCACGCGGCCGGGCTCAACGCGGGCCGCTGGGACTACCTCTTCTCCATCGTGAAGAACTTCCGTGACGGCGGCGCCACGTTCGTCCTGCCGGACCGCAACGCCGTGACGATGACGGCCCCGTTCATGCGCGCCTACACCGAACTCCTCGTCCGCACCTGCCACAAGCGCGGCGCGCACGCGATCGGCGGCATGGCCGCGTTCATCCCCTCGCGCAAGGACCCGGAGGTCAACAAGACGGCCTTCGCGAAGGTCCGCGCCGACAAGGACCGGGAGGCGGCGGACGGTTTCGACGGCTCGTGGGTCGCACACCCCGACCTCGTCCCCGTCGCGCTGGAGTCCTTCGACGCGGTGCTCGGCGAGCGCCCGAACCAGAAGGAGCGGCTGCGCGAGGACGTCGAGGTCGCCGCCGGGGACCTCATCGCGATCGACTCGCTCGACGCGAGGCCGACGTACGACGGTGTCGTCAACGCGGTGCGGGTCGGCATCCGTTACATCGAGGCGTGGCTGCGCGGCTCGGGCGCGGTCGCGATCTTCAACCTGATGGAGGACGCGGCGACCGCCGAGATCTCCCGCTCGCAGCTGTGGCAGTGGATCAACGCGGGTGTCGAGGTCGAGCACGAGGGCACGCCCGTCCTCGTCACGCGCGACCTGGTGCGCCGCGTCGCCGACGAGGACCTGGCCGCGCTCCGCGCCGAGCTCGGCGCGGAGACGTACGCGGCGGGCCGCTGGGACGAGGCGTACGCGCTGCTCCTGGAGGTCGCTCTCGCCGACACGTACGCGGACTTCCTGACCGTCCCCGCGTACGCGCGCCTGCGCGGCTGA
- a CDS encoding HipA family kinase — MLREVTATRYVESLFSGGSVPGVVEADDLGTYVVKFAGAAQGRKALVAEVIVGELGRRLGLRVPELVLVDFDPALGAGEPHQEVRELLDASGGTNLGMDYLSGAADFVAGEFPVDPVEAGRIVWLDALTANVDRTVHSPNLLVWPTRGVAPPRLWLIDHGAALVFHHRWAGAGDARGKAYDFRAHALGGYAPDTRAADAELAPKVGEELLREVVGLVPDAWLEGEDGFATAGEVRDAYVRHLAERAALSARWLPTGFPSAGELSEADRRRRDASRAGRPAWLQHVPDLHGRR, encoded by the coding sequence ATGCTGAGAGAGGTCACCGCGACCCGCTACGTCGAGTCCCTGTTCTCCGGCGGCTCCGTACCCGGCGTCGTCGAGGCCGACGACCTCGGCACGTACGTCGTGAAGTTCGCCGGCGCCGCGCAGGGGCGGAAGGCGCTCGTCGCCGAGGTGATCGTGGGGGAACTGGGGCGGCGCCTCGGGCTCCGGGTGCCCGAGCTGGTGCTGGTCGACTTCGATCCGGCGCTCGGGGCGGGGGAGCCGCACCAGGAGGTGCGGGAACTGCTCGACGCGAGCGGCGGGACCAACCTCGGGATGGACTACCTGTCCGGGGCCGCCGACTTCGTCGCGGGCGAGTTCCCCGTCGATCCCGTGGAGGCCGGGCGGATCGTGTGGCTCGACGCGCTCACCGCGAACGTCGACCGCACCGTGCACAGCCCCAACCTGCTCGTATGGCCCACGCGCGGCGTCGCGCCCCCGCGCCTGTGGCTCATCGACCACGGCGCCGCGCTCGTCTTCCACCACCGCTGGGCGGGCGCCGGGGACGCGCGCGGCAAGGCGTACGACTTCCGGGCACACGCCCTCGGCGGCTACGCGCCCGACACGCGCGCCGCCGACGCCGAGCTGGCCCCGAAGGTCGGCGAGGAACTGCTGCGCGAGGTCGTCGGGCTCGTACCGGACGCGTGGCTCGAAGGCGAGGACGGCTTCGCGACGGCCGGCGAGGTCAGGGACGCCTACGTACGGCACCTCGCCGAGCGCGCCGCGCTCTCCGCGCGCTGGCTGCCGACCGGCTTCCCGAGCGCGGGCGAGCTGTCCGAGGCCGACCGCCGCCGCCGCGACGCGAGCCGCGCGGGCCGTCCCGCGTGGCTCCAGCACGTGCCCGACCTGCACGGCCGCCGCTGA
- a CDS encoding glycoside hydrolase family 2 TIM barrel-domain containing protein: MPHPSSVNVSRRRLLEAGAVVLGALALPRVPPAAGASGASGDVSAGGVSAGGDEWNGHIDVFRLGTEPAHTTLMPYESVRQALAADRTRSPYRQSLDGNWKFAYVERPADALDDFYRTDLDDSGWETIPVPSAWQLHGYDKPLYVNITYPWWGANGLGEEAQPPAAPTRYNPVGQYRRTFTVPRGWRGRRTFLHFEGVKAAHYVWVNGQLAGYHEDAYTPAEYDVTPYLVDGTNHVAVEVYRYSDGDWLQDQDMIRLSGIFRSVYLYSTPPVHLRDFKIETPLGDGYRAAELSVTAHVRDYGGDADGAAYTVETQLHDADGHAVWSRPLTGPATLTASEVSVEYAKSVPSPRLWSAEDPYLYTVVLRLRDPHGKVVETLSHRVGLREFALKDGLMRINGQPVSLRGTNRHEMDPDRGSALSRADMVRDIRVIKRLNINSVRTSHYPNNPVWLELADEYGLYLVGETNLETHGIRDEYPTSHPDWTKACVDRARNMVHRDKNHASAVIWSLGNEAGSGSAFTAMYDWIHGYDPTRVIHYEGDDRPGVSDIRSKMYESPDQVEARAKDTADTRPYVMVEYAHSMGNSTGNFKEYWDVVRRYDVLQGGWIWDFVDQALNWPTPRRLLFTETGPARLKGQVVNPSGSFSRDKGLSGATAFARDDGLDLRGSLTLEAWATPGVRGYEQPILAKGDTHYALKQSGKTLEFFLYADGQWIAASWTTPDDGWTGVEHHIAGVFDADKGTLTLYVDGEARATKTTTRTPSGSTAPLSLAGEVENPVREFSGTIRRARVYARALEAAELADDGRGPDDDGVRFWFDARTVGHEARKARDRTFAAYGGDWGDNPNDGAFSGDGIVLPDRGHTGKAAEVKRIYQTIGATPQDGGRPGDITLTNENLFTNLRAWNGSWELACDGHVVRRGKLTRAQLDLAPLSSKDITVPVHLPDDPAPGAEYFLQLSFTTRERTPWADEGFEVARVQLPLDAGSPEVRPVPLAEVPKLSYEDGSARITVTGGNRLKVVVDKSTGLLTTFEAGGTALLVTGAVPNFWRAPTDNDHGNGQHTRNQTWRDAGARRAVDKVTARPLDGGRAVVVTVEGTLPTSTKSAYSTVYTVFGNGEIKVDNTLHPGVADLPYLPEVGTILHLPAALDRLHYYGRGPEENHWDRKDGTDVALWSSTVSEQWTPYIRPQENGNKTDVRWAALTDRRGRGLLVWGEELLEVNASHFTPEDLSLGARHDYQLTPRDEVVLRVNHRQMGVGGDNSWGAQTHDPYKLPADRDYAYTYRLRPLTDVADAGRAVRRPTGTE, from the coding sequence ATGCCACACCCGTCCAGCGTGAACGTAAGCCGCCGACGACTCCTGGAGGCGGGGGCGGTCGTGCTCGGCGCGCTCGCGCTGCCCCGAGTGCCCCCCGCGGCAGGGGCTTCCGGTGCGTCGGGGGACGTGAGCGCGGGGGGCGTGAGTGCGGGGGGCGACGAGTGGAACGGGCACATCGACGTGTTCCGCCTCGGCACCGAGCCCGCCCACACCACCCTCATGCCGTACGAGAGCGTCCGGCAGGCACTCGCCGCCGACCGCACGCGCTCCCCCTACCGGCAGAGCCTCGACGGGAACTGGAAGTTCGCGTACGTGGAGCGGCCCGCCGACGCGCTCGACGACTTCTACCGCACCGACCTCGACGACTCGGGCTGGGAGACGATCCCGGTGCCGTCGGCCTGGCAGCTGCACGGCTACGACAAGCCCCTCTACGTCAACATCACCTACCCGTGGTGGGGCGCCAACGGGCTCGGTGAGGAGGCCCAGCCGCCCGCCGCGCCGACCCGGTACAACCCGGTGGGCCAGTACCGGCGCACGTTCACCGTGCCGAGGGGCTGGCGCGGGCGGCGTACCTTCCTGCACTTCGAGGGCGTCAAGGCGGCGCACTACGTGTGGGTCAACGGGCAGCTCGCCGGGTACCACGAGGACGCGTACACGCCCGCGGAGTACGACGTCACCCCGTACCTCGTGGACGGCACCAACCACGTCGCCGTCGAGGTGTACCGCTACTCGGACGGCGACTGGCTCCAGGACCAGGACATGATCCGGCTGAGCGGCATCTTCCGCTCCGTGTACCTGTACTCGACGCCCCCGGTGCACCTCAGGGACTTCAAGATCGAGACCCCGCTCGGCGACGGCTACAGGGCGGCGGAGCTGTCGGTCACGGCGCACGTACGGGACTACGGGGGCGACGCCGACGGGGCCGCGTACACCGTCGAGACCCAGCTCCACGACGCCGACGGGCACGCCGTGTGGAGCCGCCCGCTGACCGGCCCCGCCACCCTCACCGCGTCCGAGGTGAGCGTCGAGTACGCGAAGTCCGTCCCCTCACCGCGCCTGTGGTCCGCCGAGGACCCCTACCTCTACACCGTCGTCCTGCGGCTGCGCGACCCGCACGGGAAGGTCGTCGAGACGCTCTCGCACCGCGTCGGCCTGCGCGAGTTCGCGCTCAAGGACGGCCTCATGCGGATCAACGGGCAGCCCGTCTCGCTGCGCGGCACCAACCGCCACGAGATGGACCCGGACCGCGGCTCCGCCCTCAGCCGCGCCGACATGGTCCGCGACATCCGCGTCATCAAGCGGCTGAACATCAACTCGGTGCGCACCTCGCACTACCCCAACAACCCGGTGTGGCTCGAACTCGCCGACGAGTACGGCCTCTACCTCGTCGGCGAGACCAACCTGGAGACCCACGGCATCCGCGACGAGTACCCCACCAGCCACCCCGACTGGACGAAGGCGTGCGTCGACCGCGCGCGGAACATGGTCCACCGCGACAAGAACCACGCCTCCGCCGTCATCTGGTCGCTCGGCAACGAGGCGGGCAGCGGGTCCGCCTTCACGGCCATGTACGACTGGATCCACGGCTACGACCCGACCCGCGTCATCCACTACGAGGGCGACGACCGGCCGGGCGTCAGCGACATCCGCTCGAAGATGTACGAGTCGCCGGACCAGGTGGAGGCCCGCGCGAAGGACACCGCGGACACCCGCCCCTACGTGATGGTCGAGTACGCCCACTCGATGGGGAACTCGACCGGCAACTTCAAGGAGTACTGGGACGTCGTGCGCCGCTACGACGTCCTCCAGGGCGGCTGGATCTGGGACTTCGTCGACCAGGCCCTCAACTGGCCGACCCCGCGGCGCCTCCTGTTCACCGAGACCGGGCCCGCCCGCCTGAAGGGCCAGGTCGTCAACCCGTCCGGCTCGTTCAGCCGCGACAAGGGCCTCTCCGGCGCGACCGCCTTCGCCCGCGACGACGGCCTCGACCTGCGCGGCTCCCTGACCCTCGAAGCCTGGGCCACCCCCGGGGTGCGCGGCTACGAGCAGCCGATCCTCGCCAAGGGCGACACCCACTACGCGCTCAAGCAGTCGGGGAAGACCCTGGAGTTCTTCCTCTACGCGGACGGCCAGTGGATCGCGGCGTCCTGGACGACGCCCGACGACGGCTGGACCGGCGTCGAGCACCACATCGCGGGCGTCTTCGACGCGGACAAGGGCACCCTCACGCTGTACGTGGACGGCGAGGCCAGGGCGACGAAGACCACGACGCGCACGCCGTCCGGCTCCACCGCGCCCCTCTCCCTGGCCGGTGAGGTCGAGAACCCCGTCCGCGAGTTCAGCGGCACGATCCGCCGGGCCCGGGTGTACGCCCGCGCCCTGGAGGCCGCCGAACTCGCCGACGACGGGCGCGGTCCGGACGACGACGGCGTGCGCTTCTGGTTCGACGCCCGCACGGTCGGCCACGAGGCGAGGAAGGCCCGGGACAGGACCTTCGCCGCGTACGGCGGCGACTGGGGCGACAACCCCAACGACGGCGCCTTCAGCGGCGACGGCATCGTCCTGCCCGACCGCGGCCACACCGGGAAGGCCGCCGAGGTCAAACGGATCTACCAGACGATCGGCGCGACGCCCCAGGACGGCGGCAGGCCCGGGGACATCACCCTCACCAACGAGAACCTCTTCACCAACCTCCGGGCCTGGAACGGAAGCTGGGAGCTGGCCTGCGACGGCCACGTGGTCCGGCGCGGGAAGCTCACCCGCGCACAGCTCGACCTCGCTCCCCTGAGCAGCAAGGACATCACCGTCCCCGTCCACCTCCCGGACGACCCGGCCCCCGGCGCCGAGTACTTCCTCCAGCTCTCCTTCACGACCAGGGAGCGCACCCCGTGGGCCGACGAGGGCTTCGAGGTCGCCCGCGTCCAGCTCCCCCTCGACGCGGGCAGCCCCGAAGTGAGGCCCGTCCCGCTCGCGGAGGTGCCGAAGCTGTCGTACGAGGACGGCTCCGCGCGGATCACCGTCACGGGCGGCAACCGGCTCAAGGTCGTCGTCGACAAGTCGACCGGGCTCCTCACGACGTTCGAGGCGGGCGGCACCGCGCTGCTCGTCACGGGAGCCGTCCCGAACTTCTGGCGCGCCCCGACCGACAACGACCACGGCAACGGCCAGCACACGCGCAACCAGACCTGGCGGGACGCGGGCGCCCGGCGGGCGGTCGACAAGGTGACGGCGCGCCCGCTCGACGGCGGTCGCGCGGTCGTCGTGACCGTCGAGGGCACCCTGCCGACGTCCACGAAGTCGGCGTACAGCACGGTCTACACCGTCTTCGGCAACGGCGAGATCAAGGTCGACAACACGCTCCACCCGGGTGTCGCGGACCTCCCCTACCTCCCCGAGGTCGGCACGATCCTGCACCTGCCCGCGGCCCTCGACCGGCTGCACTACTACGGGCGCGGGCCCGAGGAGAACCACTGGGACCGCAAGGACGGCACCGACGTGGCCCTCTGGTCCTCCACCGTGAGCGAGCAGTGGACGCCGTACATCCGGCCGCAGGAGAACGGCAACAAGACGGACGTGCGCTGGGCGGCCCTCACCGACCGGCGCGGGCGCGGCCTGCTCGTGTGGGGCGAGGAACTCCTTGAGGTCAACGCCTCGCACTTCACCCCGGAGGACCTCTCCCTCGGGGCCCGCCACGACTACCAGCTCACCCCGCGCGACGAGGTGGTCCTGCGCGTCAACCACCGGCAGATGGGCGTCGGCGGCGACAACAGCTGGGGCGCGCAGACCCACGACCCGTACAAGCTGCCCGCGGACCGGGACTACGCGTACACGTACCGGCTCCGGCCGCTCACCGACGTCGCGGACGCGGGACGGGCCGTCCGGCGCCCCACGGGGACGGAGTAG
- a CDS encoding NAD(P)-dependent oxidoreductase has translation MIPSRRGDPVPPTPEDATPTGFVGLGVMGHPMALNLVRAGTPLVVWNRTAPRAEPLRAAGAEVADSPAEVFRRCRTVFLMLADEAATDAVLARGTREFARRVAGRTLVVTGTNPPAYARALEAEVREAGGAYVEAPVSGSRVPAEAGELVAMLAGGAEDVARVRPLFAPLCKETFVCGGAAPQALLMKLAVNLFLITTVTGLAESFHLAARHALDLPQFLAILEAGPMASPVSRTKSPKLLARDFAPQATIEDVLKNNRLIAEAARASGAASPLLDACHALYGETFAGGFGREDMVAVVRALEGRAGETPAASGDRSP, from the coding sequence ATGATCCCGTCGCGCCGAGGAGACCCCGTGCCGCCCACGCCCGAAGACGCCACCCCGACCGGCTTCGTCGGACTCGGAGTCATGGGGCACCCCATGGCGCTCAACCTGGTCCGCGCGGGCACCCCGCTCGTGGTGTGGAACCGCACCGCGCCCCGCGCGGAGCCCCTGCGCGCGGCGGGCGCCGAGGTCGCGGACAGCCCCGCCGAGGTCTTCCGCCGCTGCCGCACCGTCTTCCTGATGCTCGCGGACGAGGCCGCGACGGATGCCGTACTGGCACGCGGCACAAGGGAGTTCGCACGCCGCGTCGCGGGCCGCACGCTCGTCGTCACGGGCACGAACCCGCCCGCGTACGCGCGGGCCCTGGAGGCGGAGGTACGGGAGGCGGGCGGTGCGTACGTCGAGGCCCCGGTCTCCGGCTCGCGCGTCCCCGCGGAGGCGGGCGAGCTGGTGGCGATGCTGGCGGGAGGGGCCGAGGACGTCGCCCGCGTACGCCCCCTGTTCGCGCCGCTGTGCAAGGAGACTTTCGTGTGCGGCGGGGCGGCCCCGCAGGCGCTCCTCATGAAGCTCGCCGTCAACCTCTTCCTGATCACGACGGTCACGGGCCTCGCCGAGTCCTTCCACCTCGCCGCCCGCCACGCCCTCGACCTCCCCCAGTTCCTCGCGATCCTGGAGGCGGGCCCGATGGCGAGCCCCGTCTCCCGCACGAAGTCCCCGAAACTGCTCGCCCGCGACTTCGCCCCCCAGGCCACGATCGAGGACGTCCTGAAGAACAACCGCCTCATCGCCGAGGCCGCCCGCGCGTCCGGAGCGGCCTCCCCCCTCCTGGACGCGTGCCACGCCCTGTACGGCGAGACGTTCGCGGGGGGCTTCGGCCGGGAGGACATGGTCGCGGTGGTACGGGCGCTGGAGGGGCGGGCGGGGGAGACGCCCGCCGCGAGCGGGGACCGGAGCCCGTGA
- a CDS encoding TetR/AcrR family transcriptional regulator — protein MAERSPRERVVFSAAQLLRRGGVAGTGMREAVTRAGAPRGSLQHYFPGGKEQLVNEAVDWAGRYAARRVDRFVAALDTPSPSGLFAAMVGQWTEEYEGEAGFAAGCPVAAATVDSADAVASTRTAAARAFDGWLTAVAGALRAMGVPEARTHALATLMISSLEGALLLARATRDVRPLDDVVRELGPLLDAAVPED, from the coding sequence ATGGCGGAGCGGAGTCCGCGGGAGCGGGTCGTGTTCAGCGCCGCCCAACTGCTGCGCAGGGGCGGCGTCGCGGGGACCGGGATGCGCGAGGCCGTGACGCGCGCGGGGGCGCCGCGCGGCTCGCTCCAGCACTACTTCCCCGGCGGCAAGGAGCAGCTGGTCAACGAGGCGGTCGACTGGGCGGGCCGGTACGCGGCCCGCCGCGTGGACCGCTTCGTCGCCGCGCTCGACACCCCCTCGCCGAGCGGGCTCTTCGCCGCGATGGTGGGGCAGTGGACCGAGGAGTACGAGGGCGAGGCGGGCTTCGCCGCCGGCTGCCCGGTCGCCGCGGCGACGGTCGACAGCGCGGACGCGGTCGCGTCGACCCGTACCGCCGCCGCGCGCGCCTTCGACGGCTGGCTCACCGCCGTCGCGGGCGCGCTGCGCGCGATGGGCGTGCCCGAGGCCCGTACGCACGCCCTCGCGACGCTCATGATCAGCTCCCTCGAAGGCGCGCTGCTGCTCGCGCGCGCCACGCGCGACGTACGCCCCTTGGACGACGTCGTACGGGAGCTGGGCCCGCTGCTCGACGCGGCGGTGCCCGAGGACTGA
- a CDS encoding substrate-binding domain-containing protein translates to MSHTAARPRRSGALAAASALSLGTLLLSACASPGTGGPDGAKGESAPVKVGLVYSRTGPLADYGKQYLQGFKAGLEYATKGTNKVGGHKIVVTERDDAGDAAKATAAGKDLIGKGYKILAGTTDSGIALQMAPLAAQNKVLFLDGPAATDAVTGINKYTFRSGRQSYQDTLTAAAMLGDAKGKKVTVLAQDSTFGQANVAAVRAVLGKEGAKVSKVLAPPSATDLTPFARQVRSAKPDLVFVAWAGATAPALWTALDQQGVLSASKVTTGLAGTASYPVFGKGGDKITFLAHYFGGAAGTAAEKAMTKSVKEQGGVPDLFTPDGFTAAQMVVRAAQESPEDADGMIKALEGWSFEGVKGATEVRAEDHALLQPMFQAKLEGTGAGAEPKLVKKLDKDEVTPPVQPMKG, encoded by the coding sequence ATGTCGCACACCGCCGCCCGCCCGCGCCGCTCCGGAGCGCTCGCCGCCGCCTCGGCGCTCTCGCTCGGCACGCTGCTCCTCTCCGCCTGCGCCTCGCCCGGCACAGGCGGCCCGGACGGGGCCAAGGGCGAGTCCGCGCCCGTGAAGGTCGGTCTCGTCTACTCCAGGACGGGCCCCCTCGCCGACTACGGCAAGCAGTACCTCCAGGGGTTCAAGGCCGGTCTGGAGTACGCGACCAAGGGCACCAACAAGGTGGGCGGCCACAAGATCGTGGTGACCGAGCGGGACGACGCGGGGGACGCGGCGAAGGCGACGGCGGCGGGCAAGGACCTCATCGGCAAGGGCTACAAGATCCTCGCGGGGACGACGGACTCGGGCATCGCGCTCCAGATGGCGCCGCTCGCCGCGCAGAACAAGGTGCTCTTCCTCGACGGGCCCGCCGCGACCGACGCCGTCACCGGCATCAACAAGTACACCTTCCGCTCGGGCCGGCAGTCCTACCAGGACACCCTGACCGCCGCCGCGATGCTCGGCGACGCGAAGGGCAAGAAGGTCACGGTGCTCGCGCAGGACTCGACCTTCGGGCAGGCGAACGTGGCCGCCGTGCGGGCGGTGCTCGGCAAGGAGGGCGCGAAGGTCTCGAAGGTGCTCGCGCCGCCGTCGGCGACCGACCTCACGCCGTTCGCGCGGCAGGTGAGGTCGGCGAAGCCCGACCTGGTCTTCGTGGCCTGGGCCGGGGCGACCGCGCCCGCGCTGTGGACGGCGCTCGACCAGCAGGGCGTGCTCAGCGCGTCGAAGGTCACGACGGGCCTCGCGGGCACCGCCTCGTACCCCGTCTTCGGCAAGGGCGGTGACAAGATCACCTTCCTCGCGCACTACTTCGGCGGCGCGGCTGGCACCGCGGCCGAAAAGGCGATGACCAAGTCGGTGAAGGAACAGGGCGGCGTGCCCGATCTCTTCACCCCGGACGGCTTCACCGCCGCGCAGATGGTGGTGCGGGCCGCACAGGAGAGCCCCGAGGACGCGGACGGGATGATCAAGGCCCTGGAGGGCTGGTCGTTCGAGGGCGTCAAGGGCGCGACCGAGGTGCGCGCCGAGGACCACGCACTGCTCCAGCCCATGTTCCAGGCGAAGTTGGAGGGCACGGGCGCGGGCGCCGAGCCGAAGCTCGTCAAGAAGCTCGACAAGGACGAGGTCACCCCGCCGGTCCAGCCGATGAAGGGCTGA